A genomic stretch from Thermomonospora umbrina includes:
- the mltG gene encoding endolytic transglycosylase MltG, which yields MNDLDLFEEPGHGAPADRPQARRGPEGAARKRRRRRRMNGRAAVMFSLAFLVAVFGGGGLLGLAALEKRLSTPDYTGEGAGRVTVQIMEGDTGQAIGRRLEDADVVKSSKAYVRAANKDSRSSEIQPGYYAMRKRMSGTAALALLLDPKSRAGNQIILPEGLRVSQVIKELVKRTGIPKEEYEAVVAKPEALDLPSYADGEVEGYLWPGRYDLDPEGTAESILKTMVDRFKKVADDIGLEERAREANLEPQKVITMASLIQAESGRPSDMPKISRVIYNRFEHDPPMYLKFDSTTLYGLKKFGIVASNEDIKSKSPYNTYNHAGLPPGPISNPGEKAIDAVFEPAEGTWLFFVATDPKNKITEFATTDEEFTRLRDKLNDYLRENGGG from the coding sequence ATGAATGATCTCGACCTCTTCGAAGAACCCGGCCATGGAGCCCCCGCCGACCGGCCACAGGCCCGGCGCGGCCCCGAGGGGGCGGCCCGCAAGCGCCGGCGCCGCCGGCGGATGAACGGCCGCGCCGCGGTGATGTTCTCCCTGGCGTTCCTGGTGGCGGTCTTCGGTGGCGGCGGGCTCCTCGGCCTGGCCGCCCTGGAGAAGAGGCTGTCCACCCCCGACTACACGGGGGAGGGCGCCGGCCGGGTCACCGTGCAGATCATGGAGGGCGACACCGGCCAGGCCATCGGCCGACGCCTGGAGGACGCGGACGTCGTCAAGAGCAGCAAGGCCTACGTCCGGGCCGCCAACAAGGACTCCCGGTCGTCGGAGATCCAGCCGGGCTACTACGCGATGCGCAAGCGGATGTCGGGCACCGCCGCCTTGGCCCTGCTCCTCGACCCCAAGTCCCGCGCCGGCAACCAGATCATCCTCCCCGAGGGGCTGCGGGTCTCCCAGGTGATCAAGGAGCTGGTGAAGAGGACCGGCATCCCGAAGGAGGAGTACGAGGCCGTCGTCGCCAAGCCCGAGGCGCTGGACCTGCCCTCTTACGCCGACGGCGAGGTGGAGGGCTACCTGTGGCCGGGTCGCTACGACCTGGATCCCGAGGGCACCGCGGAGTCCATCCTCAAGACGATGGTCGACCGGTTCAAGAAGGTCGCCGACGACATCGGCCTGGAGGAGCGCGCCCGGGAGGCGAACCTCGAGCCGCAGAAGGTGATCACGATGGCCAGCCTCATCCAGGCGGAGAGCGGCAGGCCCTCGGATATGCCGAAGATCTCCCGCGTCATCTACAACCGGTTCGAGCACGACCCCCCGATGTACCTCAAGTTCGACAGCACCACGCTGTACGGCCTGAAGAAGTTCGGCATCGTGGCGAGCAACGAGGACATCAAGTCCAAGAGTCCGTACAACACCTACAACCACGCGGGGCTGCCGCCCGGCCCGATCTCCAACCCGGGCGAGAAGGCCATCGATGCCGTGTTCGAGCCCGCCGAGGGGACGTGGCTGTTCTTCGTGGCGACCGACCCGAAGAACAAGATCACCGAGTTCGCCACCACGGACGAGGAGTTCACACGGCTC
- the ruvX gene encoding Holliday junction resolvase RuvX, which produces MRPGARLGVDVGSVRIGVARSDPGGVLATPVETVRRGKGDLDRLAELVTEYEAVEVIVGLPTSLSGRSGPAAAEARRFAEALAARLTDRLPADGVRLYDERLTTVTAETGLRQSGVRGRARRQVVDQAAAVVLLQAALDGERQTGRPPGETVRGRS; this is translated from the coding sequence GTGAGGCCCGGGGCCCGCCTCGGCGTCGATGTGGGCAGCGTCCGCATCGGCGTCGCGCGCAGCGACCCCGGCGGCGTGCTGGCCACCCCCGTGGAGACCGTTCGGCGCGGCAAGGGCGACCTGGACCGCCTCGCCGAGCTGGTCACCGAGTACGAGGCCGTCGAGGTGATCGTCGGCCTGCCCACCTCCCTGTCGGGCCGCTCCGGCCCCGCCGCCGCCGAGGCGCGGCGGTTCGCCGAGGCGCTGGCCGCCCGGCTGACGGACCGGCTGCCCGCCGACGGCGTCCGGCTGTACGATGAGCGGCTCACCACCGTCACGGCGGAGACCGGTCTGCGGCAGTCCGGGGTGCGCGGCCGCGCACGGCGGCAGGTGGTCGACCAGGCCGCCGCCGTGGTGTTGTTGCAGGCGGCGCTCGATGGGGAACGCCAGACGGGACGCCCGCCCGGCGAGACCGTCCGAGGACGCTCATGA